Proteins co-encoded in one Campylobacter concisus genomic window:
- the hisD gene encoding histidinol dehydrogenase yields MKFFHSSDADFESKFLQLVKRSDNDMSAVMPVVAGIIDEIRKDGDSALFAQIAKFDKFSVISKNDIIIDVKEMEAAYNSLDNALRVALNLAHDRIKSYHERTKPSDWTYKDEHDILLGAKYTAVDRAGLYIPGGKAAYPSSLLMNAIPAIVAGVKEIVVCTPAPNGKVNTLLLAAMHLCGIKTAFKIGGASAIAAMAYGTATVPKVDVITGPGNIYVATAKKLVYGDVNIDMIAGPSEIGVIADDSADPRHIAIDMLSQAEHDEIASAFLITPVEAFARAVQRHIEDELKTLKREPIASASIRNKAAIIVAKDLKECFALMNELAVEHLEIATNDALSYIDDVTHAGAIFFGHFTPEAMGDYIAGPNHTLPTGGSARFYSPLGVENFMKRSSIISVSRKGIMHLGKSCMQLAEAEGLTAHKKSVAVRLEE; encoded by the coding sequence ATGAAATTTTTTCATAGTAGTGACGCTGATTTTGAGAGTAAATTTTTACAGCTGGTTAAACGAAGTGATAATGACATGAGTGCTGTAATGCCGGTGGTTGCTGGAATAATAGATGAGATAAGAAAAGATGGCGATAGTGCACTTTTTGCGCAGATAGCTAAATTTGATAAATTTAGCGTTATAAGTAAAAACGACATAATAATCGACGTTAAAGAGATGGAGGCCGCCTATAATTCGCTAGACAATGCTTTAAGAGTAGCTTTAAATTTAGCTCACGATAGGATAAAAAGCTATCATGAACGCACAAAGCCAAGCGACTGGACATATAAAGATGAGCATGATATCTTGCTTGGTGCAAAATACACAGCGGTTGACCGCGCAGGCCTTTATATCCCAGGTGGCAAAGCGGCTTATCCTAGCTCGCTTCTTATGAATGCGATCCCAGCGATCGTAGCCGGCGTAAAAGAGATTGTAGTGTGCACTCCAGCGCCAAATGGCAAGGTAAATACCTTGCTTCTTGCGGCAATGCACCTTTGTGGCATAAAGACAGCCTTTAAAATAGGAGGTGCAAGTGCTATTGCGGCGATGGCATACGGAACTGCAACGGTGCCAAAAGTAGATGTCATCACAGGACCTGGCAATATATACGTAGCGACTGCTAAAAAGCTAGTTTATGGCGACGTAAATATTGATATGATCGCTGGTCCAAGCGAGATAGGCGTCATCGCTGATGACAGTGCTGATCCTCGTCACATAGCTATCGATATGCTCTCTCAAGCTGAGCACGACGAGATCGCAAGCGCCTTTTTGATAACGCCAGTAGAAGCTTTCGCAAGGGCAGTACAAAGACACATCGAAGATGAGCTAAAGACACTAAAACGTGAGCCGATCGCAAGTGCAAGCATAAGAAATAAAGCTGCAATAATAGTGGCAAAAGATTTGAAAGAGTGTTTTGCCCTCATGAATGAGCTTGCTGTTGAGCACCTAGAGATCGCTACAAACGATGCTTTAAGTTATATCGATGATGTGACTCATGCGGGCGCTATATTTTTTGGACACTTTACGCCTGAAGCGATGGGAGATTATATCGCTGGACCAAATCACACATTACCAACTGGCGGAAGTGCGAGATTTTACTCGCCGCTTGGAGTTGAAAATTTCATGAAGCGAAGTTCGATCATTTCAGTGAGTAGAAAAGGTATCATGCATCTTGGCAAATCATGCATGCAGCTAGCTGAAGCTGAGGGGCTAACCGCTCATAAAAAATCAGTCGCAGTGAGGCTAGAAGAGTAA
- a CDS encoding flagellin has protein sequence MKLGTYTANQASGNYYLDQAKNSEKKALNAISANSEIKASGANLQIAESLLSQTNVLNEGLANANDMIGMLQIADSTLLNLSKSTDRIGELSSKLTNPALSANEQKGIKGEINALRNAMNDSVKEAKFNGKNVFDAELGFFTGESTKNINLGTNALLDVKDDGSNTGEILKNINSLRSEIGSTQNAVFRGINALAARSVANANSVENLDSSDITKSLEENLQANLKLHAASLAKAHDTTSLAAKLDKLLAE, from the coding sequence ATGAAGTTAGGAACTTATACTGCAAACCAGGCTTCAGGAAACTATTATTTAGATCAAGCAAAAAATAGCGAAAAGAAAGCGCTAAATGCTATCTCTGCAAACAGCGAGATCAAAGCTTCAGGTGCAAATTTACAAATCGCAGAGAGTTTGCTTTCACAAACAAATGTCTTGAACGAAGGTTTGGCAAATGCAAACGATATGATCGGTATGCTTCAAATCGCTGACTCAACGCTTTTAAATTTAAGTAAAAGCACAGATAGAATAGGCGAACTTTCAAGTAAGCTTACAAATCCTGCTCTCTCAGCAAATGAGCAAAAAGGCATAAAGGGCGAAATCAACGCACTAAGAAATGCTATGAATGATAGCGTAAAAGAGGCTAAATTTAACGGTAAAAACGTATTTGATGCTGAGCTTGGATTTTTCACAGGTGAGAGCACAAAAAATATAAATTTGGGCACAAATGCTCTTTTAGATGTAAAAGATGATGGATCAAATACAGGTGAAATTTTAAAAAATATAAATTCACTTCGCTCAGAGATCGGATCAACACAAAATGCTGTATTTAGAGGTATAAATGCTCTAGCCGCAAGAAGCGTGGCAAATGCTAATAGTGTAGAGAACCTTGATAGTAGTGATATCACAAAGAGCTTGGAAGAAAATTTACAAGCAAATTTAAAGCTACATGCTGCGAGCTTAGCTAAAGCTCATGATACTACGAGTTTGGCTGCAAAACTAGATAAACTTCTAGCTGAATAA
- a CDS encoding HugZ family heme oxygenase has translation MKQRALNHMNKDHLDIVIEFCKKFSGVAEPTNVKMTDINEDGMEITCDQAKTFVPFLSKAGGDGFRESIIELYMSIKGDTNSSSVQGGMMKFINSFKTVVISSILDGQAVSSYSPFIKENDEFYICISSVADHYHSIKQNPDKISLLFIQDEKDAKSLFARVRVSFEAKAEFMSDSARDEFISKFESAFANESALAFIKEMKDFYIVKLTPTKGRYVKGFGAAYDTVGLQVVDSGRVNNPHTKK, from the coding sequence TTGAAACAAAGAGCATTAAACCACATGAATAAGGATCATTTGGATATAGTGATCGAGTTTTGTAAGAAATTTAGCGGTGTAGCTGAGCCTACAAATGTCAAAATGACCGATATAAACGAAGATGGCATGGAAATAACATGTGATCAGGCAAAAACATTTGTACCATTTTTAAGCAAAGCAGGCGGAGATGGTTTTAGAGAGTCGATCATCGAGCTTTATATGAGCATCAAGGGTGACACAAACAGCTCTAGTGTGCAAGGTGGAATGATGAAATTTATAAATAGCTTTAAGACTGTTGTGATCTCAAGCATTCTTGACGGACAAGCGGTTTCGTCGTATTCACCTTTCATAAAAGAAAACGATGAGTTTTATATCTGTATATCATCAGTAGCAGATCACTACCACTCAATAAAACAAAACCCGGATAAAATTTCACTCCTTTTTATTCAGGATGAAAAAGACGCAAAAAGTCTATTTGCTCGTGTAAGAGTAAGCTTTGAAGCTAAAGCTGAGTTTATGAGCGACAGCGCAAGAGATGAATTTATATCAAAATTTGAGAGTGCCTTTGCAAATGAATCAGCACTTGCATTTATTAAAGAGATGAAAGACTTCTATATAGTAAAACTCACCCCAACAAAAGGTAGATATGTAAAAGGCTTTGGCGCAGCATATGACACAGTAGGACTCCAAGTTGTCGATAGTGGCAGAGTAAACAACCCTCACACTAAAAAATAA
- a CDS encoding FecCD family ABC transporter permease, whose protein sequence is MQGSTKLAVLLIVLIVLLSFISLSIGGSDISMSEILNFIFNNKIDEMKETILFDIRLPRLVMALLIGMLLASSGVVTQSVFLNPLADPYIIGIAASATFGAVVAYLLGLSEIYYGIFAFLSSSLLTLAIFGVYNRSRSIATLLIIGIAFSSFLGAFTSFATYLIGEDSFKIVAWMMGYLGSASWQKVGIIAVPLIFCMIYFYLKRFELTILLSGEDEAKSLGIDVDALKKRLLVIASLTVAFSVAFTGMIGFVGLIIPHSFRMLLNTSNNAILLPLSTLGGGAFLLACDVVGKSVLSPVEVPVGVISAFFGAPFFLFLALYLKRSVH, encoded by the coding sequence ATGCAGGGTAGTACCAAACTTGCCGTTTTGCTTATTGTGCTCATTGTTTTGCTCTCTTTTATCTCGCTTAGTATAGGCGGTTCTGATATAAGCATGAGTGAGATTTTAAATTTTATATTTAATAACAAAATAGACGAGATGAAAGAGACCATCTTGTTTGATATTAGACTACCAAGACTTGTAATGGCTCTGCTTATAGGTATGCTTTTGGCTAGCTCGGGTGTTGTAACGCAAAGCGTCTTTTTAAATCCGCTTGCAGACCCATATATCATCGGTATAGCCGCATCTGCGACATTTGGAGCAGTAGTAGCATATCTTCTTGGCTTATCTGAAATTTATTATGGTATCTTTGCTTTTTTGTCTTCTAGTTTGCTTACCCTTGCTATTTTTGGAGTTTACAACCGTAGTCGCTCTATTGCTACACTTCTTATAATTGGTATCGCTTTTTCATCATTTCTAGGGGCATTTACGAGTTTTGCGACATATCTTATTGGCGAGGATAGTTTTAAGATAGTGGCATGGATGATGGGTTATTTAGGTTCTGCTTCATGGCAAAAGGTCGGTATCATCGCTGTTCCACTTATCTTTTGTATGATATATTTTTATCTAAAACGCTTTGAGTTAACGATACTTTTAAGCGGGGAAGACGAGGCAAAAAGTCTTGGTATAGATGTCGATGCACTTAAAAAGCGTCTACTTGTTATAGCTTCGCTCACGGTCGCTTTTTCAGTCGCATTTACCGGTATGATAGGCTTTGTTGGGCTTATCATTCCACACTCTTTTAGAATGCTTTTAAATACTTCAAACAACGCTATTTTGTTACCACTTTCTACTCTTGGAGGAGGAGCGTTTTTGCTAGCTTGTGACGTGGTGGGAAAGAGTGTTTTAAGTCCGGTTGAAGTGCCAGTTGGCGTTATTAGTGCGTTTTTTGGAGCGCCATTTTTTCTATTTTTAGCACTTTATCTAAAAAGGAGTGTGCATTGA
- a CDS encoding ABC transporter ATP-binding protein → MSVEVSNLSFSYAQTSVLKNISFTAKSGKFIGLLGSNGCGKSTLLKCILNLLSPSAGSVKILEKDVQSYSTKELARTTSFVPQKSALTMPLSVFELVLMGRYAHLKSSFSGYSSHDIALVDEALHTFGLAKFKDRVANSLSGGEFARALLARAIVSEPKVLLLDEPTSALDLSHAIEMLKLCSRLIRELNLVTIAVLHDLNLASLICDEILMLKGGVIAHKGSVRELYNPEILDEIYGLKADIIYKNDMPFVLPK, encoded by the coding sequence TTGAGCGTAGAAGTGTCAAACTTAAGCTTTTCATATGCGCAAACAAGTGTGCTAAAAAATATAAGCTTTACTGCTAAAAGTGGAAAATTTATAGGTCTTTTGGGCTCTAATGGATGTGGCAAATCAACACTTTTAAAATGTATCTTAAATTTGCTTTCTCCAAGCGCTGGAAGTGTCAAAATTTTAGAAAAAGATGTACAAAGCTATAGCACAAAGGAGCTTGCGAGAACGACTAGTTTTGTACCTCAAAAAAGCGCACTTACGATGCCATTAAGCGTTTTTGAGCTTGTTTTGATGGGTAGATATGCTCATCTAAAAAGCTCTTTTAGTGGTTATAGCTCTCATGATATTGCACTAGTTGATGAGGCTTTGCATACTTTTGGGCTGGCTAAATTTAAAGACCGAGTGGCAAACTCACTAAGTGGTGGCGAATTTGCTAGAGCTTTGCTTGCTCGTGCAATAGTTAGCGAGCCTAAAGTTTTACTTCTTGATGAGCCTACATCAGCCCTTGATCTAAGCCATGCTATAGAGATGTTAAAGCTTTGCTCGCGTCTTATTCGTGAGCTAAATTTAGTCACTATAGCTGTGCTTCATGATCTAAATTTAGCCTCACTGATATGTGATGAAATTTTAATGCTAAAAGGTGGTGTGATAGCTCACAAAGGGAGTGTCAGAGAGCTTTATAATCCAGAAATTTTAGATGAAATTTACGGTCTTAAGGCAGATATCATATATAAAAATGATATGCCATTTGTTTTACCAAAATGA
- a CDS encoding ABC transporter substrate-binding protein: MKKLFLVFAFLLGFGGVSLSAKNIVVLDPAVVEMMYMLEAEDQIAAISTLEFGKIWPEDKTEKLKSVGTYTKPNLERIVELKPDLVVTSFHSDGVNADLAKFGIKTLTMQANSVDDICKNIEKMGDITGKKERASELVAKIKQDFLKFQNSNLSGKKILGVYAATPLVAFNDASLPGDMFAKFGMKNVAGGLAGAMPIVQSEFILAQNPDFIIVVGMKDGSDFLSQNPVLKATSAAKNSKILNVPSSLVLRGTPRINEAANELFNMLNK; this comes from the coding sequence ATGAAAAAATTATTTTTAGTTTTTGCTTTTTTGCTTGGTTTTGGCGGTGTTAGCCTAAGTGCTAAAAATATCGTTGTGCTCGATCCTGCAGTGGTTGAGATGATGTATATGTTAGAGGCTGAAGATCAGATCGCAGCTATTTCTACTCTTGAGTTTGGCAAGATTTGGCCTGAGGATAAGACTGAAAAGCTAAAGAGCGTTGGCACTTATACAAAGCCAAATTTAGAGCGTATAGTCGAGCTAAAGCCTGATCTTGTAGTTACTAGCTTTCACTCTGATGGTGTAAACGCCGACCTTGCTAAATTTGGCATAAAGACACTTACGATGCAGGCAAATAGTGTAGATGATATTTGCAAAAATATAGAAAAAATGGGCGATATCACGGGAAAAAAAGAGCGTGCCAGCGAGCTTGTGGCTAAGATAAAGCAGGATTTTTTAAAATTTCAAAACTCAAATTTAAGCGGTAAGAAAATTTTAGGCGTTTATGCAGCTACCCCACTAGTTGCTTTTAACGATGCTAGTTTACCTGGTGATATGTTTGCTAAATTTGGTATGAAAAACGTAGCAGGTGGCCTAGCTGGAGCGATGCCGATCGTTCAAAGTGAATTTATCCTAGCGCAAAATCCAGACTTCATAATAGTTGTAGGCATGAAAGATGGCAGTGATTTTTTATCGCAAAATCCAGTGCTAAAAGCAACTAGTGCAGCCAAGAACTCTAAAATTTTAAACGTCCCATCAAGTCTTGTCTTGCGCGGTACGCCTCGCATAAATGAGGCCGCAAATGAGCTATTTAACATGCTTAATAAGTGA
- a CDS encoding radical SAM protein, which yields MFNKRIKGHSVAPSKRPDMVSEDELWEFLESAPDENEGVIYIHVPFCDNICSFCSMNRTKLEDELDEYIKFLLSEIEKYSATNYLKSKKIGSVYFGGGTPTILKERHLEQVINALKGSFNILPECEFSLESTLHNLNISKLRLLNELGVNRYSIGVQTFSEAGRKLLNRTHSSDGAVKHLRDLREKFSGMLCVDIIYNYPNESIDEVVRDAKLVRELGIDSASFYSLQFLDGSVLSKTISEDYYDVEVDKSLHHAFLDEILSQGDYEILEYTKVAKKGRDQYKYIRLSHTGADVLPLGKGAGGRLGEFGIYNMSQKMKVMGRMTARQMEFDRFVNLFQYPQISLEHVFKFVSQTCANELMDLFKKCEESGYLKIENDSLNFTKDGVFWGNSIANAVMEISKKEFL from the coding sequence ATGTTTAACAAACGTATAAAAGGTCATAGCGTAGCTCCTTCAAAAAGACCTGATATGGTGAGTGAAGATGAGCTATGGGAATTTTTAGAGAGTGCACCAGATGAAAATGAAGGAGTGATCTACATTCATGTGCCGTTTTGTGATAACATCTGCTCGTTTTGCTCGATGAATAGGACAAAGCTTGAGGATGAGCTTGATGAGTATATAAAATTTCTACTAAGCGAGATAGAAAAATACTCCGCCACGAACTACTTAAAAAGCAAGAAAATAGGTAGTGTATATTTTGGTGGCGGCACCCCAACGATATTAAAAGAGAGACACTTAGAGCAAGTGATAAACGCACTTAAGGGTAGTTTCAACATCCTGCCTGAGTGCGAATTTAGCTTAGAAAGTACGCTTCATAACCTAAATATAAGCAAGCTTCGCCTTTTAAACGAGCTTGGCGTAAATCGATACAGTATCGGCGTGCAAACATTTAGTGAGGCTGGCAGAAAGCTGCTAAATCGCACACATAGTTCAGATGGAGCCGTAAAACATCTACGTGATCTGCGTGAGAAATTTAGTGGAATGCTTTGTGTTGATATTATATATAACTATCCTAATGAAAGCATAGATGAGGTGGTAAGAGATGCTAAGCTAGTGCGTGAGCTTGGCATTGACAGTGCGAGTTTTTATTCGCTTCAGTTTTTAGATGGCTCGGTACTTAGTAAGACCATAAGCGAGGATTACTATGACGTAGAAGTCGATAAGAGCTTGCACCACGCATTTTTAGACGAAATTTTAAGTCAAGGCGACTATGAAATTTTAGAGTATACAAAGGTGGCCAAAAAGGGTAGGGACCAATATAAATATATAAGACTATCTCACACGGGCGCTGATGTCTTGCCTCTTGGAAAAGGCGCTGGCGGTAGGCTAGGGGAGTTTGGTATCTATAACATGAGTCAAAAGATGAAAGTTATGGGTCGCATGACTGCTAGGCAGATGGAGTTTGATAGATTTGTAAATCTTTTTCAGTATCCACAAATAAGCCTTGAGCATGTTTTTAAATTTGTGAGCCAGACGTGTGCCAATGAGCTTATGGATCTTTTTAAAAAATGTGAGGAAAGTGGATATCTAAAAATCGAAAACGACTCTTTAAATTTTACAAAAGATGGCGTATTTTGGGGAAATTCTATCGCAAATGCAGTGATGGAAATTTCTAAGAAGGAGTTTTTATGA
- a CDS encoding flavodoxin family protein — MKSIVVYTSKSGNTKKIAEAIAGELGCEAINFANAGEINLSEFDFIALGYYIDQGSPEKEFKKFISQSVKNKKVGFFITLGADVPSAHATQAIDQGKELFMQNGNEILRTFICQGAIATEVIEQLKKLGKAMPDDPRFALTPERLERWERAKTHPDETDVKAAKEAFRGVKI, encoded by the coding sequence ATGAAAAGTATTGTGGTATATACATCAAAAAGTGGAAATACAAAAAAGATAGCAGAGGCTATTGCTGGTGAGCTTGGCTGTGAGGCGATAAATTTTGCCAATGCGGGCGAGATAAATTTGAGTGAGTTTGATTTTATCGCGCTTGGATACTATATAGATCAGGGCTCACCGGAGAAGGAATTTAAAAAATTTATCTCTCAAAGTGTAAAAAATAAAAAAGTAGGCTTTTTTATAACCCTTGGTGCTGATGTGCCAAGTGCGCATGCCACGCAGGCTATAGATCAAGGCAAAGAGCTATTTATGCAAAATGGCAATGAAATTTTGCGCACGTTTATCTGTCAAGGTGCGATTGCCACTGAAGTAATAGAGCAACTAAAAAAACTTGGTAAAGCTATGCCTGATGATCCGAGATTTGCTCTAACGCCTGAGCGACTAGAGCGATGGGAGCGAGCCAAAACGCACCCAGATGAGACTGATGTGAAAGCCGCAAAGGAAGCATTTAGAGGGGTTAAAATTTAA
- the rpoD gene encoding RNA polymerase sigma factor RpoD: MSAAKDSFSQIEELFAENAKGFLTYEKLVKLLDKAPTATIVKKIEQLAKTNKVQLITSAEAAKLRNLADAKKRQENAQKSDQDIDEDLDLSGESDLLEWSRSDSPVRMYLREMGQIALLTKDEEVEISKRIELGEDIIIDAFCSVPFLIDFILDYKEPLINRERRVKELFKSFEDESENEENEDSEDDIDEEDEENEENEAPKKSAKNDKRAEKVIESFKALEKAKKEWLKTANKQDKVESDDTASKMTLAFKKKILKEKLMDLGPTSKLISEIVKSMETALKSDDEFDRELKRLEYRLPMFSDELKKNHKSILKDIIKLSKEEIAARVPEATMVSTYVEIKKLFTTKEASKQGFDLEPTRLKEILEQIKRGKKISDEAKARMAKSNLRLVVSIAKRYTNRGLPFLDLIQEGNIGLMKAVDKFEYRKGYKFSTYATWWIRQAISRAIADQARTIRIPIHMIETINRINKINRKYLQEEGKEPDVSVIAKEVGLSVDKVKQVIKITKEPISLEAPIANEEDGKFGDFVEDKSSLSPIEQILKSDLREQIDDVLSQLNEREKAVISMRFGLLEDESDRTLEEIGKALNVTRERVRQIESSAIKKLKHPKVGRKLKNYIEG; this comes from the coding sequence ATGAGCGCCGCAAAAGACTCTTTTTCTCAGATAGAAGAGCTTTTCGCTGAAAATGCAAAAGGCTTTTTGACATACGAAAAATTAGTAAAATTATTAGACAAAGCTCCGACTGCTACGATAGTAAAAAAGATAGAACAACTAGCAAAAACAAATAAAGTCCAGCTCATCACATCTGCTGAAGCTGCAAAGCTTAGAAATTTAGCCGATGCTAAAAAACGCCAAGAAAATGCTCAAAAAAGTGATCAAGATATCGACGAGGATCTCGATCTTTCTGGCGAGAGCGACCTTTTAGAGTGGTCAAGATCTGATAGTCCAGTGAGGATGTATCTAAGAGAGATGGGTCAGATCGCGCTTCTTACAAAAGATGAAGAGGTAGAGATCAGCAAAAGAATCGAGCTTGGCGAAGATATCATTATTGACGCATTTTGTTCTGTGCCATTTTTGATTGACTTCATACTTGACTATAAAGAGCCGCTCATCAATAGAGAACGCCGTGTAAAAGAGCTTTTTAAGAGCTTTGAGGATGAGAGTGAAAACGAAGAGAATGAAGATAGCGAAGACGATATAGATGAAGAAGATGAAGAGAACGAAGAAAATGAAGCTCCTAAAAAATCAGCCAAAAACGATAAACGTGCTGAAAAAGTTATAGAGAGTTTTAAGGCCCTCGAAAAGGCAAAAAAAGAGTGGCTAAAGACCGCAAACAAACAAGATAAAGTTGAGAGCGACGATACGGCTTCAAAGATGACTCTTGCATTTAAAAAGAAAATTTTAAAAGAGAAGCTAATGGATCTTGGCCCAACAAGCAAGTTAATTAGCGAGATCGTAAAATCAATGGAGACAGCGCTAAAAAGCGACGATGAATTTGATAGAGAGCTAAAACGCTTGGAGTATCGCTTACCAATGTTTAGCGACGAGCTTAAAAAAAATCACAAAAGCATACTAAAAGATATCATCAAGCTTAGCAAGGAGGAGATCGCAGCTCGCGTGCCAGAAGCCACAATGGTATCAACTTATGTCGAGATCAAAAAGCTATTTACTACAAAAGAGGCGAGCAAGCAAGGTTTTGATCTTGAGCCAACAAGGCTAAAAGAAATTCTAGAGCAGATCAAACGTGGTAAGAAAATTTCTGACGAGGCAAAAGCTAGAATGGCTAAGTCAAACCTCCGTCTAGTTGTAAGTATCGCAAAACGCTATACAAACAGGGGCTTACCATTTTTAGATCTCATCCAAGAGGGCAACATCGGCCTTATGAAAGCGGTTGATAAATTTGAATACAGAAAAGGTTATAAATTTTCAACCTACGCCACATGGTGGATCCGCCAGGCTATCTCGCGTGCGATCGCCGATCAGGCAAGGACGATTAGGATACCTATCCATATGATAGAGACGATAAATCGTATCAATAAAATAAACCGCAAATACCTCCAAGAAGAGGGAAAAGAGCCTGATGTAAGTGTTATCGCAAAAGAGGTTGGGCTAAGCGTTGATAAGGTAAAGCAAGTCATCAAAATAACAAAAGAGCCTATCAGCCTCGAAGCTCCGATCGCAAACGAAGAGGATGGAAAATTTGGAGATTTTGTCGAGGATAAAAGCTCACTTTCTCCGATAGAGCAAATTTTAAAAAGTGACCTTAGAGAGCAGATCGACGATGTGCTTTCACAGCTAAATGAGCGCGAAAAAGCAGTTATTTCGATGAGATTTGGCTTGCTTGAGGATGAGAGCGACCGCACACTTGAAGAGATCGGTAAGGCTCTAAATGTCACTCGCGAGCGTGTTCGCCAGATAGAAAGCTCAGCTATCAAAAAACTAAAACACCCAAAAGTTGGTAGAAAACTCAAAAACTACATCGAAGGCTAA